CGGGGAGCGTTTCGATTTTTCAAATATCATCGGTAGCAGCACACCGATGCGGGAGCTCTATGAACTCCTGTCAATGGTTGCGCCAACCGACGCTACCGTTCTTCTCCTCGGAGAGAGCGGAACGGGGAAAGAACTCGTGGCAAACGCTATCCATCAAAATAGCGGGAGAAAGGAGAAGCCCTTCTTGAAGGTAAATTGCGCAGCACTCCCGGAGAATCTGCTGGAGAGCGAGCTGTTCGGGCATGAAAAGGGAGCATTTACGGGGGCTGTGGGGAGAAAGGATGGACGGTTCAAAGCAGCGGATGGAGGGACTATTTTCCTCGATGAGATCGCCGAGATGAGCACCACGACCCAAGCAAAGATCTTGCGGGTCCTCCAGGAAAGGGAGTTCGAATCCCTGGGAAGCAATAAGACTATAGGGGTAGATGTGCGGGTGATCGCGGCAACGAACAGGGACCTCCAGATCGAAGTAGAGTCGGGAGAGTTCAGAGAGGACCTCTACTATCGCCTCAATGTCGTGCCCGTTCTGGTCCCACCGCTACGGGAAAGAAGAGAGGATATACCGATGCTCATCGAGCACTTCACCGCGCAGTTGAGCAGCAAGATAGGAAAGAAAATCACAGGGGTCAAGGACGAGGCATTGTCTCTCCTCAAGATGTACGCGTGGCCGGGAAACGTGAGAGAACTGGAAAACGTGATTGAAAGGGCGGTGATCATGTCCAAATCAGAACAGATAGATACAGATAACCTGCCGGAATCGATAAGAAATATAACCGAATCAGACGATGAGGAAAAGGGCAGAGACACTATACCTCCCGGTATAACACTTAAAAAAGCCGAGAAGCTGTTGATAACCGAAACCCTCAAACAAACCGGCGGCAACAGAACACGGTGCGCAGAGATACTGGGGATTACGAGAAGAACCCTCCAGAATAAAATCAAGGAATATAATATAGACATATAAATCCTGAATCACCAAAGGCTAAGGGAAACCGTCCCGAAGTTAAGAGTCATCTGCACGGGCCATCACATCAGCACACGTAGTTTCAGGGTCAACGCGGAGAGTGAGAAGATCTGAG
The sequence above is drawn from the Deltaproteobacteria bacterium genome and encodes:
- a CDS encoding response regulator, with amino-acid sequence MDGISLWTVKGEREPNSLSRYRSRKREKKLVKSKRKKNILVVDDEVSHRVMLRANLEGEGYLVYEAEDGERAVEMAAERSFDCILMDIRMPRMDGISALRKIKDSASSVAIVMMTAYGSVSTAVESLKSGAEDYVMKPVNIDELLIKLGKIMEFRSMEEEILTIRERLGERFDFSNIIGSSTPMRELYELLSMVAPTDATVLLLGESGTGKELVANAIHQNSGRKEKPFLKVNCAALPENLLESELFGHEKGAFTGAVGRKDGRFKAADGGTIFLDEIAEMSTTTQAKILRVLQEREFESLGSNKTIGVDVRVIAATNRDLQIEVESGEFREDLYYRLNVVPVLVPPLRERREDIPMLIEHFTAQLSSKIGKKITGVKDEALSLLKMYAWPGNVRELENVIERAVIMSKSEQIDTDNLPESIRNITESDDEEKGRDTIPPGITLKKAEKLLITETLKQTGGNRTRCAEILGITRRTLQNKIKEYNIDI